Proteins found in one Mangifera indica cultivar Alphonso chromosome 15, CATAS_Mindica_2.1, whole genome shotgun sequence genomic segment:
- the LOC123198148 gene encoding ultraviolet-B receptor UVR8 isoform X2 has translation MCGDITRVDKRAEGGESANCGSQNSSLLSSLGALLGLTLGGWTLHVVVSTLRLWPRMGRYSPGLGDGTEESKKHPQKVKQLQTEFVKSVSCGAHCTAAIAEPRDNDGTISKSRLWVWGQNQGSNLPRLFWGAFTPNTIICQVSCGAVHVVALSEDGLLQAWGYNEYGQLGRGFTCEGLQRPRVINAYAKFLDEAPELVKITQVSCGEYHTAAVSENGEVYTWGLGNMGQLGHCSLQSPDKELLPRRVVALDGIFIQEVACGGLHTCALTSKGALYAWGGGQAGQLGLGPQTGSFSFIPSESESYIRNMPVLVVPNGVQLVACGHCHTLISTRDGRIHGWGYNSYGQAANQKSTYAWFPSPVDWCVGEVRKLAAGGGHSAVLTDACSLKELCEFRLADSITLSNATEIEDVASRTGSDALARLCERLREQLLGGADCDWDDDVWSENCQTNN, from the exons ATGTGTGGGGATATAACCAGAGTGGACAAACGGGCAGAAGGGGGAGAGAGCGCCAACTGCGGATCCCAAAACAGCTCGCTCCTGAGCTCTTTGGGTGCCCTGCTGGGGCTAACTCTCGGTGGTTGGACATTGCATGTGGTCGTGAGCACACTGCGGCTGTGGCCTCGGATGGGTCGCTATTCACCTGGG TTGGGAGATGGAACTGAGGAGAGCAAGAAACACCCACAGAAAGTAAAGCAGTTGCAGACAGAGTTTGTGAAATCAGTTTCTTGCGGAGCACATTGTACTGCTGCTATTGCAGAGCCTCGTGATAATGATGGAACCATCTCAAAAAGTAGACTTTGGGTTTGGGGACAAAATCAG GGATCAAACCTTCCGCGTTTATTTTGGGGGGCCTTTACGCCAAACACG ATTATCTGTCAAGTGTCCTGTGGAGCAGTTCATGTGGTGGCTTTATCAGAAGACGGCCTACTACAAGCTTGGG GCTACAACGAATATGGTCAGCTTGGCAGGGGTTTCACTTGTGAAGGACTACAGAGGCCTCGTGTAATAAATGCTTATGCAAAGTTCCTTGATGAAGCTCCTGAGCTTGTGAAGATTACCCAAGTGTCATGCGGGGAGTACCACACAGCAGCTGTATCTGAAAATGGCGAGGT CTATACTTGGGGCCTAGGAAATATGGGTCAACTTGGACACTGTTCCCTTCAGTCTCCAGATAAAGAGTTATTGCCAAGGCGAGTGGTTGCCCTTGATGGGATCTTTATACAGGAGGTTGCATGTGGTGGTTTGCACACTTGTGCTCTAACTTCGAAGGGAGCTCTTTATGCTTGGGGTGGTGGTCAAGCTGGGCAGTTAGGACTTGGTCCCCAAACTGGATCTTTTTCGTTCATTCCTAGTGAGTCTGAATCATACATCCGTAATATGCCTGTTTTAGTTGTACCAAATGGTGTGCAACTTGTTGCTTGTGGACATTGTCACACACTTATATCTACGAGGGATGGAAGAATTCATGGATGGGGTTACAATAGCTATGGGCAGGCAGCTAACCAAAAATCTACATATGCTTGGTTTCCATCACCAGTTGATTG GTGTGTTGGGGAAGTAAGGAAACTAGCAGCTGGTGGTGGCCATTCTGCTGTGTTGACTGATGCCTGTTCCTTGAAAGAATTGTGCGAGTTTAGGCTTGCAGATAGTATAACACTATCAAATGCTACTGAGATTGAGGATGTTGCCTCTCGAACAGGATCGGATGCTTTAGCACGTCTTTGTGAAAGATTGAG GGAGCAGTTGCTTGGTGGTGCTGATTGCGATTGGGACGATGATGTCTGGAGTGAGAATTGCCAGACGAACAACTGA
- the LOC123198148 gene encoding ultraviolet-B receptor UVR8 isoform X1, translated as MDINEIIGETAPPVNNLPTKSAIYVWGYNQSGQTGRRGRERQLRIPKQLAPELFGCPAGANSRWLDIACGREHTAAVASDGSLFTWGANEFGQLGDGTEESKKHPQKVKQLQTEFVKSVSCGAHCTAAIAEPRDNDGTISKSRLWVWGQNQGSNLPRLFWGAFTPNTIICQVSCGAVHVVALSEDGLLQAWGYNEYGQLGRGFTCEGLQRPRVINAYAKFLDEAPELVKITQVSCGEYHTAAVSENGEVYTWGLGNMGQLGHCSLQSPDKELLPRRVVALDGIFIQEVACGGLHTCALTSKGALYAWGGGQAGQLGLGPQTGSFSFIPSESESYIRNMPVLVVPNGVQLVACGHCHTLISTRDGRIHGWGYNSYGQAANQKSTYAWFPSPVDWCVGEVRKLAAGGGHSAVLTDACSLKELCEFRLADSITLSNATEIEDVASRTGSDALARLCERLREQLLGGADCDWDDDVWSENCQTNN; from the exons ATGGATATTAACGAAATTATTGGCGAAACCGCCCCTCCTGTGAATAATTTACCAACGAAGAGTGCTATATATGTGTGGGGATATAACCAGAGTGGACAAACGGGCAGAAGGGGGAGAGAGCGCCAACTGCGGATCCCAAAACAGCTCGCTCCTGAGCTCTTTGGGTGCCCTGCTGGGGCTAACTCTCGGTGGTTGGACATTGCATGTGGTCGTGAGCACACTGCGGCTGTGGCCTCGGATGGGTCGCTATTCACCTGGG GTGCTAATGAATTTGGTCAGTTGGGAGATGGAACTGAGGAGAGCAAGAAACACCCACAGAAAGTAAAGCAGTTGCAGACAGAGTTTGTGAAATCAGTTTCTTGCGGAGCACATTGTACTGCTGCTATTGCAGAGCCTCGTGATAATGATGGAACCATCTCAAAAAGTAGACTTTGGGTTTGGGGACAAAATCAG GGATCAAACCTTCCGCGTTTATTTTGGGGGGCCTTTACGCCAAACACG ATTATCTGTCAAGTGTCCTGTGGAGCAGTTCATGTGGTGGCTTTATCAGAAGACGGCCTACTACAAGCTTGGG GCTACAACGAATATGGTCAGCTTGGCAGGGGTTTCACTTGTGAAGGACTACAGAGGCCTCGTGTAATAAATGCTTATGCAAAGTTCCTTGATGAAGCTCCTGAGCTTGTGAAGATTACCCAAGTGTCATGCGGGGAGTACCACACAGCAGCTGTATCTGAAAATGGCGAGGT CTATACTTGGGGCCTAGGAAATATGGGTCAACTTGGACACTGTTCCCTTCAGTCTCCAGATAAAGAGTTATTGCCAAGGCGAGTGGTTGCCCTTGATGGGATCTTTATACAGGAGGTTGCATGTGGTGGTTTGCACACTTGTGCTCTAACTTCGAAGGGAGCTCTTTATGCTTGGGGTGGTGGTCAAGCTGGGCAGTTAGGACTTGGTCCCCAAACTGGATCTTTTTCGTTCATTCCTAGTGAGTCTGAATCATACATCCGTAATATGCCTGTTTTAGTTGTACCAAATGGTGTGCAACTTGTTGCTTGTGGACATTGTCACACACTTATATCTACGAGGGATGGAAGAATTCATGGATGGGGTTACAATAGCTATGGGCAGGCAGCTAACCAAAAATCTACATATGCTTGGTTTCCATCACCAGTTGATTG GTGTGTTGGGGAAGTAAGGAAACTAGCAGCTGGTGGTGGCCATTCTGCTGTGTTGACTGATGCCTGTTCCTTGAAAGAATTGTGCGAGTTTAGGCTTGCAGATAGTATAACACTATCAAATGCTACTGAGATTGAGGATGTTGCCTCTCGAACAGGATCGGATGCTTTAGCACGTCTTTGTGAAAGATTGAG GGAGCAGTTGCTTGGTGGTGCTGATTGCGATTGGGACGATGATGTCTGGAGTGAGAATTGCCAGACGAACAACTGA